Below is a genomic region from Salinirussus salinus.
GGAACCGCTACGGTGACAAGGGGGGTGGTACGGATGCGTGAACCCGACCCGGAAGACCTCTACAGCCACCACAACCCCGCGCTGGTCGACGTCAAGGGCCAGGGCGCCGTGTTCGTCGCCAAAGCCTCGACCTGCGACGACGGCTGGCTCCGCGTGCGGGAGTGGACCGGGGTGAGCGTGAAGCTTCCACCCCGCCGGGTGAACCAGGTGCGATACCTGGAGACGGAGCGGTACGGCGAGCCCCGCGACGACGGGATGAAGCCCGTGCGGTTGGCGGACGAGGAGTACCGCGAACTCGCCCGGCAGTGGGTCGACGAGGAAGAGGACGAGCAGCCACAGGTGGTCGCATGAGCGCCGAGCAGGCCCGACTCACGGCCTTCGAGCGCGACGACGGCGACGACAACCCGGACCCGGACCTGTCGGTACTCACGGAGGCCGAGCTCGAGGTCTACCACCACGTCATCACCGGCCGGGCGGGAGCCCGGCAGTACGCCCGCGAGACCAACCGCTCGCCGGGGACGATCAGCAACCTGCTCCGGCGGGCCCGGGACAAGCTCGACGACCAGGAGGGCGTGGATGTCTGAGTCCTGCCCGTACTGCCCGAAGGAACTCGCGGACACGGCCGAGCTCGGCCGGCACGCGATGCAGGCTCACCGCGAGGCTGTCCGCGCCCACCTCGTGCGGGAGGGACACGTCTCGCCGTTCGTCTCTGGACAGCAGACACTCGGGGAGGTGGTGGCGTGACCGACGGTGACCCCTACAGCTACACGGTCAAACTCAAGCGCGGCGACGGCCACGACGTCCAGAAGTGCAAGGTCACCGCGCCGGACATCGAGACCTTGGAGCAGCGCGTCGACGCGATCCGGGACCGACTGGAGGGATGGGCTGCGGAGTACCGCGAGATACAGCCCACCGACCACCGGCCGCTGGCCGATGACCAGGGCACACTGGGGGAGGTCGGTGAGTCGTGAGCCCGAGCGCCACCCAGCCGGACCCGCCGGAGATGTCGGTCGCGGAGGCCGTCGACAGGTACCTCGCCAAGCGACAGACGGACTCGACGGCTCGGACGCTGCGGTCCTACCGGAGCCGGCTGGAGCTCTTCGCACAGTGGGCCGAGAAGAACGGGATCGAGCGAGTCGGGGATCTGACACCCTGGCACATCGACACCTACGATTTGACCCAGCGCGAGAGTGGCGCCGCGCCGACGACGATCAAGTCCCGGCTGTCGACGGTGAAGATGCTGCTCGAATACTGTGCGAGCATCGGCGCCGTCGACGACGATCTCGCGGAGAGCATCGATGTCCCGAACTTGGACCGGGCGGAAGAGCAGAGCGAGGAACGGCTGGCACCGGAGGATGCTGTGGCGGCACTCTCGTTCTTCCGGGATTCCCGCGCCTACTATGGGCGGCCGATGCACGCCTTCCTCGAGCTCGCCTGGCACACGGGCGCTCGGGTCGGAAGCATCCGGGGGATGGACCTGCCGGACTACCACCCCGACGAGCAGTATGTCGAAGTGGTCCACCGACCGAGTACGGGCACACCGCTCAAGAACAAGGGACAGGGTGAGCGGCGGATCGGGCTCTCCGACGCCGTCTGTGACGTTCTGGACACCTACATCGATCGTGAGCGGTGGGATCAGCGGGACGAGCATGGCCGGGAGCCGCTGTTTTGCGCTCGGCAGGGTCGCCCGTCGTTCACGACGCTACGGGCCTGGAGTTACAGAGCGACCCAGCCCTGTCTGTGGACAGAGTGCCCCCATGGGCGACACCCGGATACCTGCGAGTGGACCGAGCGGACCCACGTGAGCAAGTGCCCGTCGAGTCGGTCCCCCCACCGGATCCGAACGGGGAGCATCACCTGGCAACTCAACCGTGGTCTGGACATCGAGCTCGTCGGCGAGCGCGTCAACGCTTCGCCGTCAGTCATCCGGAAGCACTACGACCAGGCCACCGACGCCGAGGAGTTCGAGGAGCGCAGACGGGCCGCGGAGACGGCTCTGGACGTCGACGATTCGGACGACGAAGACGACCAGGAAGATGACCACAGCGAGGACGATTCAGCATGATTTCCGAGAAGACCAAAAATGCCGAAAACAGTACAGAGAAGCGCCAACACGCAGATATTATGGCCCCTCCGAGCCCATTCCCTGCTTAACGGCTCAAGAGAGTACGGCAGTAACAAGAAGGTTCCGCCCCATCTCGGTACACCGACCCTTTCGGAAATACCAATAAGAGTATATTTATTCTCCAAAACCATTATACGCTTTCATTTAAGTAGTACCGCATGGCGTCAGACCAGGGCTCGAAATTGGGTCACTTGAAGATCGGTCTGGATGCGATCCCTCCAATTGAACGATCAGTCGAAAACGGTGTGCTCCGCGAGACACGGGCCTTTCGCGGTGTCACCCTCGAGCAGGCCGTGAACTACCTCGAGAACCTCGGTGGCGAACGCACTGGAGAGGCCGAGATCCAGGGAGACAGATGGAAGGCCCATCTCTCGGCGGAGAAGGTTCCGGTCGGCCCCTCCTATCGGCTCACCGAGGTTACTGTCACGTGGGTTGGTGACGAGGACGTTCTCGAACCAGTCATCTTCCGGTTTCGACTCAAGACGTTCCGAGCACCGGGATGACCGGGCTGTCGGAGGGTCGGACCGGTCTGCAGACCGGCGCACTTGTTGGATGAACAGTTCGGTCCGGGAGCGGCACACTTCGGTGGTATTCGCGGCCGTCCTCACACGAGGAAGACGTACAGGAGGCCGACGCCGGAGACGACGCCGAGGACGGCCGTCACGACGAGCGCGAGTTTCCGGGTGCCGAGGGCCCACGTGAGCCCGGCCTTGACGAGCGTGTTCGCGACGGCGCCGACGACGATGCCGGTCGTCGCCACCTCCCGGGAGACGGCCCCGTCCCCTGACAGCCTGCTCAGGGTGATCGTTATCGCGTCCACGTCGGCCAGCCCGGAGAGAAACGCCGTCGCGTAGATACCTGACGCGCCGAACCACGCGTGGGCCTGCTCCGAGACCAGGAGCACGGCGGCGAACACGACGCCGAAAAACAGCGCCGGCCGCAGCCGAAACGGGTTCTCGACGTCGACTCCGGCGGTTTCCGCCGCCCCCGCCCGCCAGTACACGGCCGCCGCGACGACGACGCCGACGCCGGTCATCAGACCGAGCGGGGCGGCGACCTGCGGGGCCAGCGACCGGTTGACCACCGCGACTTCCACGAGCGCCCGCGGGAACATCACGATAGACGCGACGACCGTCGCGAACGCACAGACGCGATAGAGGACAGGGGAGTCCGTCGCGCGCTCGGCCATCGAGACCGTCGTCGCGGTCGAGGAGACGAACCCGCCGAAGATGCCGGTGACCGCGATCCCGCGCCTGGCACCCAGGACCCGACTCAGGACGTAGGCCGCGAAGCTCAGTCCGGTGACGAAGACCACCATCAGCCAGACGAACTGGGGGTTGAGGCCGAACAGGGCCGGAATCGCCCTGTCGGGCAGCACCGGATACACGACGAACGCGACGAGGACGAACGTGACCGACGCCCGTCGCTCCTGCTCGTCGATCCGGTCGACGAACCGATGGATGGCACCCTTTTCGGCGAGGATCACCGTGACGACGCCGGCGACGACGACGGCGACGAGCGCGCCGCGTTCGGAGTGGGTCACCAGCGCACCGAGCACGACAGTGAGCAGGGCCGCGGTCAGCGTCGTGAGCCCGATGTCGCCCTCCATGGCGACCTTCGCCCCGTACGCGACGGTCAGGGGGAGCGCCACGGCGAGGAGGAGAACGGGAAACGCCGCCGGGTAGAACGCCCCGGCGAGTGCCCCCAGGAGCGCGAAAAGCGGGAAGGTGCGGCTCCCGGCGAACGTCCCGCCGGACTCGCTCTGTTCCCGCTCGAGACCGATGAGTGCGCCGACCCCGAACGCGAGTGCAATGCGGACGAGGACCAGCTGGAACGGGTCCGTGAGGGGGTCGACCATCGTGAGGGACGTCGACGGCTGGTTCCGTCAACGTTCGGGTGTGGTTGCACCCGGTCGAACACCGGGCTACGCGGCGTCCGTCTGCGCGTCCGACGGGCGTCGTCCCGTCTGTATCCGGACGGACGCCGATGCCGTCCACCCGGACGGGGCGTCGAAGCCGAAAGCGTAACGCTTGGGTGGCCGTCGAGCCAGGGGGGAACTGGACGATGCCGTACGACCGTCTCGCGCGGAAGCTGGCCGGCCGGGAGACGGCGGCGCTGACGACGCTGCCGGACGGGAGCGTCGACTACTTCTGTACCGTCGCGGAGAACGGCGACCGGCGCATCGAGTCGCGCGACGCGTTCGCCCGGGCGGTGCTGGACGAGCGGGATTCGCTTCGGTTTCGCGTCGACACGGTCGAGCCCGGCGGCCAGGCGGTCAACGCGGCGATGCAACTACACGCGCTCGGCGACCCGGTCACCTGCTACGGCCACCTCGACGCGCCCGCGTTCGAGTCGCTCCCCTTCGAGACGGTTTCGATGGGCGAGCCGTCCGAAGTCTACGTGCTTACCTTCGACGACAGGGACCTCATGCTCGCCAGGAACACCGACCTCGCGGAGTGGACGCTCGCGGATCTCGACGGAGAGGCCGACCTCTCGACGGTGTTCGCCGCCGACGGTATCTGCTGTAGCAACTGGGTCTCGTCCCCGGGGCTCGAACGCGCCTTCCACCGGCTGGGTCGGCTGGACGTTCCGCGGGTCCCGTTCGTTTTCGACCCGGGCGACGTCGTCGGCCACGACGCCGAGGCGGTCGAGGCACTGCACGAGGCGATGAGTGCTCTCCAGGACACGTTCGACGTCGTCTACAACGCGAACAGGGCAGAGGTCGAAGCGACGGCCGCGCCGCTTTCGGGAACGTACGACGACGACCTCGACCGGCTCGCCGCGGTCCGGGAAGAGACGGGTATCGCGGCCGCCGTCATGCACGCCAGAGACGAGGCGGCCGCGGCAACGCCCGACGGGCGAGTGCGGGTCGCCAACTACCGGGTCGACGCGCCGGAGCGACACACCGGCGGCGGCGACCGGTTCACCGGCGGTCTGGCCCACGCACTGGCGTGTGGCTGGGACTGGGACGTAGCGCTGGCGATGGGAAACGCCTGCGCGGTCACGTACGTGGAGTCGGGGACTACCGGTGACGTCGACGACCTCGTCGAGTTCGTCCACACCCACGCGAGCGAAACCTGAGTGTCCGGAACGGGCGAGCGGTCGGGGACGAGCGCACCACGCGAAGCCCCGACAGTACGAATATATACGAGAGGCTGCTCGCACTGTAACATGGGACACGCTAACGAGTACGATGCCATCGTCCTCGGCGTCGGTGCAGCCGGGAGCGCCGCCACCTACCACCTCGCGAGACGCGGCACGTCGGTGCTCGGGATCGACCAGTTCGGCGTCCCGAACAACCGGGGGTCATCGCGCGGCTTCACGCGCGTGATCAACCCGGCAGTCCGGGAGAAACCCCAGTACGTACAGATCATCCAGCGGTCGCTCGAGCTGTGGAACGAACTCCAGGAGCGCCACCCGAACCAGCTCATCTGCAAGACGGGTGCGCTCCGGGGCTGGACCGGCCCGGACTACGAGGGCCACCGGGACTCCCTCGAGGAGGCAGTCGAGCTGTGCGAGAGCCAGGGACTGCCCTACGAGGTGCTCGCCGGCGAGGAAGTCGAGCGGCGGTTTCCCGGCTACGACCTCTCCGGCGACTTCAGGTTCCTCTACCAGCCCGACGGCGGCGTGCTCGACGTGCCGGAGTGTACCATCGCGCACATGAACGCCGCCCACGACCACGGCGCGGAGATCCGGGCTCACGAGCGCGTCGAGAGCTGGGAACCGACCGACGCCGGGGTCCGAGTCAGGACGACCAGAGGGGAGTACGAGGCGGGCAAGCTCCTCGTAACCGCCGGTCCCTGGCTCTCCGAGGTCGTCAGCGACCTCGGTGACGTGACCCCGCGGCGGGCGGTCATGGGCTGGTTCCGCCCGGAGGAGCCCGAGCGGTTCAGGCAGGACACGTTCCCCTCCTTCGGCTGGGACACCGAGAACGGCTACTTCTACGGGACGCCCGCCTACCGGATCGACGGCGTGAAGGTCGGCGGGGCGACCGACTTCGAGAGCGAGACGACCGTCGACCCCGACGGGATGGACCGCGAGGTCACGAGAGAGGAGGAGGGGATGCTCAGACAGTTCATGGAGGAGCACATGCCCACCGCCGCGGGACCGACGCTCCGGCTGACCGCGTGTATGACGACGCGAGCGCCGGACAAACAGTACGTGTTCGACACGTACGGCGAGGGCTCCGACGTCTACGTCGCGGGCGGGTTCTCCGGCAGCGGGTTCATGACCGCGAGCGCCGTCGGCGAGGTCGGGTCGAAGCTGGTACTCGGCGAGGCCACGGACGTCGACCTGGAGCCGTTCCGGGCCTCGAGGCTGTCGTCGGCCGGGCCCGGCGTGTCGTGACCGGGTGAGACACACTGCCGACAGGCCCCACCGTGGATCCTGGGCAGTCCCCGCATTGCCACCTACAGCAGGCCGAAGGAGAGTTACCCCGCGTCCCCGTCGGTGGGCTCGTCGGCCCGAACCACCAGAACCGGTCCGACCGACGCCGACGCGACGCGGTCGGCCTCCTCCCCGAACACGAGCGAGCGCAGCGAGGGGGCCGACTCACCCATGACGACCGCGTCGTGGTCCGGGACGGCGTTCATCAGTGCGTCGAACGTGGAGCCCTCCCGTTCGAGTCTCGTCTCCACGGAGAGGCCGGCCTCGCGGAGCCGTTCGGCGGCCGCGTCGAGCCGGTCCGCCGCCCCGTCCGCTGTGCCCGCCAGCAGCAGCGTCACGCCGACCTCGCGGTCCCCGATGACCTCCACGACGAAGGCCAGGACCCGGTCCACCGCGACGTCGCCGGACAGCGAGACGAGCAGCCGGTCGACGTCGCCGGTCACTCCGGAGATGGCGTACGCCCGGGCGTCGACCTCGTCGGCGACCCTGTTCACGGTCTGTTCCCGGTCGTGAGTGAACACGAGCCGGTGGTCGGCGGCCCCGCCGGCCGACCGGAACTCCTCGACCAGGTCCTCCAGCGCCGAGGTAGCGCGCTCCTCGTACTGGAGGCGGGCCTGGTCCGGCGGCGTCTGTTCGGGGAGGACGTGATAGCCGAGGACGGTCACGTCGACCGTCCCGAGCAGGGTCATCAACCCGGATGAGACGGTCGCTCCCTCGAGGACCGCGACGGGAACGAGTACTCGTGTCATCACAGAGCCCCTCTGAGTTTCACGTCGCGAGCGTAATAGAAGTACCAGCCTGCCGTGACGACGACGACGGCGACCCCGATGGCGATCGATGTCGGGTCCATGAACGCGATGAGCCCGAAGCTCGCGAGCGCACCCGCGACCGGGACGACCGGCCCGCCGGGCACCCGGAACTCCGGGTCGTACCAGTCGGGCCTGTCCCGGCGGATGGCCACCAGCGCGACGCACATCAGCCCGTACATGACCAGATGCAGGAAGGAGGCGACCTCGGCGAGCAACTGGACCTGCCGGGTCGCCGCGAGGACGATAACGGGGCCGCCGGCCAGCCCGAGTGCGACGTGTGGGGTGCCGTACCTGAGGTTGATGCGGCTGGCCCACCGCGGCAGGAGTGCGTCCTTCGAGACGCCGTAGATCGCCCGGGAGGTGCTGAGGATCGACGCGTTCGCGGAGGACATCGTCGCCAGGAGGCCGCCGACGACGATCACGAGCGCGCCGGGTAACCCGAGCAGCTCCCGGCCGACCGCGACCATCGCCGTCTCGCCGGCGGTCGCCAGCCCGTCCTGGGTGAAGACGCTCGTCGCAACGAAGATCGTCAGCACGTACAGCACCGTGACGACCAGTACCGAGCCGACCATCGCCAGCGGGAGGTTCCGCCCGGGGTTTCTCATCTCCCCGGCGACGGTCGCGACCTGGGCGAAGCCGAGATAGGAGGTGAACACCAGCGCCGCGACGGACATGACCGGGACCACGGACCAGACGTTCCGGGCCTCTCCGGGGGGCGTTCCGGCGTCGACGATCCCGAGCGAGTCGAGCATCCCGAACGCGAGGAAGACGACCAGCATGGACAGGAGCAGGGCGACGATGCCGTTCTGGAGCTTGGCCGCGTTCTCGGTGCCGGTGACGTTCAGGGCCGTGAACCCGGCGCCCGCGAGGACGGCGATGACCGACACGACGAGGCCCGGATTCGCGCCGACGGTGACCCCGACCTCCGCGAGGGCGTCGAGCGCGTAGAAGCCCAGACCGACCAGATAGAAGGCCGTCGCGAACACGAGCCCGAGCCACAGCGAGAGTCCGATGACCGTCCCCGCGAGGGTTCCGAGCCCGCGCGAGACGAAGTAGTACCCGCCGCCGCTTTTCGGCATGGCCGTCGCAAGCTCGGAGGTGGGGAGTGCCACCAGCAACGCGATGAGGCCGCCGACCGCGAAGGAGACCGTCGCGGCCGTGCCGACTTCCGCCCCGGCCAGCCCGGGAAACACGAAGATGCCGGCGCCGATCATCGTGCCGATGCCGATCGCGAGCCCGCCGGTCAGCCCGAGCGTCCGCTCCAGTTCCGCGTCCTCGGTGATCGTCGCCTCGTCGGTTTCGACGACCGGCCCCGCGTCCGGGGCCTCGCCCTCGATGTTGGTCCCGCTCGGCTCGGAACTCATTCAGGCGTACGGTCCCGACGCCAGCCGGTAATAACTACGGGGAAACGCGGCCACGCGGTTCATACAGCGACGGCAGCCGTGGCGCGCGCGGCCGGCTCGCTTCGCCCGCACTGTCTGTACGACCGGTGTGCTTATTCGTGGAGCCGGTGTACCAGGTGTATGTCACGTCTCAAGCGTGCGCTGACCCGGGCGAAGTACGCGGCCATCTTCGCCGCTGTCGGCGCAGGGATCGGCGGTCTGTTCGGCCGGAACACTGCGAGCAGCGGTGCCGCCCTCGGTGCACTTCTCGGCGCGACGCTCGGCGAAAAGCGGTCCGGGCTGGGTGCTGTCTCGGAGAGGCTCCCGACCGGCGCGGAGTGAGCCGGCAGTCCCGCCGACTGCCCTCGGTGCACCCTCTTTCGCTGGGACGGCGGGGTGCGGAGTTAGGTATCGTCTACGGCCCGTCCGACCGCCGGTCCCTGGTGACGTAGAGCAGCGGGAGCGTGAGGAGCGCGGACACCATGGAGGCGAGGAAGAAGCCGACCATGACGTAGTACGCCGAGTGGTCGAGGAAGGTGCCAAAGCCCATCACCATCCCGACGACCGCGAAGCCGTAGGTCGCCCCGAACAGGATCGTTATCCAGCGGTTGGCCTCCCGCTCGAGCGGCGTGGGCTGGCTGTCGAACCCGTCCGTTCCCTGCATGATTCGTGGTGGTCCGGGGCGGCCCGGACGCTGTCTGCACCCAGTAGTGCGACCAGTATGAGTCTGTCGTCGGTCCCGGGCCTCGGTGTCGTCGAACGCCCGGCCGGTCCCTCGTACCGGAAAGACGGGGTTACATAGTGAATAATTAACTGTTTGGCTCACCGTATAGAGGATATGGGTGACTACGGGATGGGGGAAGCGGAGACCGCACGCGCGCTGGAACTCGCAGAGGGGTACCTGGAGGACGCGGAGAATATCCTCTGGGAGGCTTCGGCCCGGGCCGACTCCCCGGAGGCGGCTGCCGACCTGGAGGAGCTGACCCGGGAGGTCTGGCGGGTCGAACACGCCATCGAGGACCTCAAAAGCGAGCTCCGTGCGGAGCGAGGGGGCGACGACGAGGGAGTCCCGTTCAACGCGGAGGGGTGACGCGCCGCCGACCTGGTGAATTGATTACCACCCCGCGGGTAGAGCGGCGCATGTCCGGAGCTGCCGACACCGACCCGCGGGCCCAGGAGTTCGTCGACCGCGTGGAGGCGGAACTCGGCTACAAGCCCGACCTCGCCGCGGAACTGGGCGGGGAGCTGGGGTGGGTCTCGCTGGACCTGCTGTTCGAGATCAGGGGCGAGGAGTTCGTCGCCGCGACGGACTTCGAACTCGCCGAGTCCGGGATCGAGGTGCTGTACGCCGAGATCGTGGTCGACGAGGCGGCGGTCCGGCGGCGGGAGATACTCCACGACGTCGGCGAGCGGCTGGTCAACGTCGGCGGCGAGGAGTCGTTCCGCTACGAACCCGCCGAGGAGGACCTGGCGCCGCTGCTCGCCGACCTCCGGGAGATCCACGCCGACGTGTTCGGTGACTGACCGGGGACCGGACCCGGGACGGACGCACCCTCCAGCGGGCGGCGTGCGGACCGACTGGGAATCTTTTTGCGCTGCCCTTCCCCAGGGCGGGTATGGTCTCTGAGCTGTTCGACCCCGAGGCGTGGGAGCCCGTCGAGGCGCTGGACCTGCGCGACATCACCTACCACCACGGCGCCGACGTGCCCGCGGCCCGGGTCGCGTTCGACCGGCCGGCGGTGCGCAACGCCTTCCGGCCGGAGACGGTCGACGAACTCTACACCGCGCTGGACCACGCCCGCCGGCAGCCCGACATCGGCTGTGTCCTCCTGACGGGGAACGGCCCCTCGGAGAAGGACGGCGGCTGGGCCTTCTGCTCGGGCGGGGACCAGTCCATCCGCGGCGAGTCCGGCTACGAGTACGAGGACGAGGACAGCGAGGCCGCCCAGGCGGGGGTCGGCCGCCTGCACATCCTCGAGGTCCAGCGGCTCATCCGCTTCATGCCCAAACCCGTCGTGTGTGTCGCGCCCGGCTGGGCCGCGGGCGGCGGCCACTCGCTACACGTCGTCTGTGACCTGACACTGGCGAGCGAGAACGCGAAGTTCAAACAGACCGACGCCGACGTCGCCTCCTACGACGCCGGCTTCGGGTCGGCCTATCTCGCCCGCCAGGTCGGCCAGAAGGCCGCCCGGGAGATCTTCTTCCTCGGGCGGACCTACGACGCCGCCGAGGCGGCGGAGATGGGGATGGTCAACGAGGTCGTCCCCCACGAGGAGCTGGAGGACGTCGCGCTCGAGTGGGCCGACGAGATCACCCGCAAGTCGCCGATGGCGATCCGAATGCTGAAGTACGCCTTCAACATGGCAGACGACGGGATGGTCGGCCAGCAGGTCTTCGCCGGCGAGGCCACCCGGCTGGGCTACATGACCGAGGAGGGCCAGGAGGGACGCAACGCCTTCAACGAGGGACGGGAGCCGAACTTCCGGCAGTTTCCCTGGCACTTCTGACCGCGGGGAATTACAGGAGGGTGACAATTCCCCCAACGCTCATACGTTATCCCACAAGCAGAGGAACCGTATGTCGGGTCGTGCCCGGACGGGCCGGAGACGGCGGAGGCGACGATGAGTAGTCACGGAGAGCGCTCGCCCGAGGCGGAACTCGGGTTGCTCGACGCGACGATGATCGGCATGGGGGCGATGATCGGCGCCGGGATCTTCGTGCTGACGGGGCTGGCCGCGGAGATCGCCGGCCCGGCCGCCATCCTGGTCTTTGCGCTGAACGGTGTCGTCACGGCCTTCACCGGCCTCTCGTATGCCGAGCTCGCGTCGGCAGTCCCGAAAAGCGGCGGCGGGTACGCCTTCGTCCGGGAGGTGTTCGACGACCTCGCCTCGTTCCTGATGGGGTGGATGCTCTGGTTCGCGTACATGATCGCCGGCGCGCTGTACGCGCTGGGCTTCGCGCCGAACTTCCTCGAGTTGCTCCACGTCTACGACGTCGTCCCGGCACCCGACCAGGTCGGGGCGCTGGTCGTCCCCGGGCTTGGGGTGGGCGTCCCGCCGACGGTCGTGCTCGCCTCCGTCGTGATCCTCCTGCTCGTGGGGCTGAACGCCGTCTCGACCGCGGCAAGCGGCAGCGTCGAGACCATCTTCACGATCACGAAGGTGGCCATCCTCGTGGTCTTCGTCGTCTTCGGGACGCTGTCGCCGATGTTCTCGAGCGCGGAGTTCCAGCCGCTTTTCCCCGGCGACAGGACGGCCTTCAGTCTCCTCCCGGCGATGGGGCTCACCTTCATC
It encodes:
- a CDS encoding RNA polymerase subunit sigma-24; this encodes MSAEQARLTAFERDDGDDNPDPDLSVLTEAELEVYHHVITGRAGARQYARETNRSPGTISNLLRRARDKLDDQEGVDV
- a CDS encoding tyrosine-type recombinase/integrase yields the protein MSPSATQPDPPEMSVAEAVDRYLAKRQTDSTARTLRSYRSRLELFAQWAEKNGIERVGDLTPWHIDTYDLTQRESGAAPTTIKSRLSTVKMLLEYCASIGAVDDDLAESIDVPNLDRAEEQSEERLAPEDAVAALSFFRDSRAYYGRPMHAFLELAWHTGARVGSIRGMDLPDYHPDEQYVEVVHRPSTGTPLKNKGQGERRIGLSDAVCDVLDTYIDRERWDQRDEHGREPLFCARQGRPSFTTLRAWSYRATQPCLWTECPHGRHPDTCEWTERTHVSKCPSSRSPHRIRTGSITWQLNRGLDIELVGERVNASPSVIRKHYDQATDAEEFEERRRAAETALDVDDSDDEDDQEDDHSEDDSA
- a CDS encoding MgtC/SapB family protein yields the protein MVDPLTDPFQLVLVRIALAFGVGALIGLEREQSESGGTFAGSRTFPLFALLGALAGAFYPAAFPVLLLAVALPLTVAYGAKVAMEGDIGLTTLTAALLTVVLGALVTHSERGALVAVVVAGVVTVILAEKGAIHRFVDRIDEQERRASVTFVLVAFVVYPVLPDRAIPALFGLNPQFVWLMVVFVTGLSFAAYVLSRVLGARRGIAVTGIFGGFVSSTATTVSMAERATDSPVLYRVCAFATVVASIVMFPRALVEVAVVNRSLAPQVAAPLGLMTGVGVVVAAAVYWRAGAAETAGVDVENPFRLRPALFFGVVFAAVLLVSEQAHAWFGASGIYATAFLSGLADVDAITITLSRLSGDGAVSREVATTGIVVGAVANTLVKAGLTWALGTRKLALVVTAVLGVVSGVGLLYVFLV
- a CDS encoding carbohydrate kinase family protein, which codes for MPYDRLARKLAGRETAALTTLPDGSVDYFCTVAENGDRRIESRDAFARAVLDERDSLRFRVDTVEPGGQAVNAAMQLHALGDPVTCYGHLDAPAFESLPFETVSMGEPSEVYVLTFDDRDLMLARNTDLAEWTLADLDGEADLSTVFAADGICCSNWVSSPGLERAFHRLGRLDVPRVPFVFDPGDVVGHDAEAVEALHEAMSALQDTFDVVYNANRAEVEATAAPLSGTYDDDLDRLAAVREETGIAAAVMHARDEAAAATPDGRVRVANYRVDAPERHTGGGDRFTGGLAHALACGWDWDVALAMGNACAVTYVESGTTGDVDDLVEFVHTHASET
- the solA gene encoding N-methyl-L-tryptophan oxidase, whose protein sequence is MGHANEYDAIVLGVGAAGSAATYHLARRGTSVLGIDQFGVPNNRGSSRGFTRVINPAVREKPQYVQIIQRSLELWNELQERHPNQLICKTGALRGWTGPDYEGHRDSLEEAVELCESQGLPYEVLAGEEVERRFPGYDLSGDFRFLYQPDGGVLDVPECTIAHMNAAHDHGAEIRAHERVESWEPTDAGVRVRTTRGEYEAGKLLVTAGPWLSEVVSDLGDVTPRRAVMGWFRPEEPERFRQDTFPSFGWDTENGYFYGTPAYRIDGVKVGGATDFESETTVDPDGMDREVTREEEGMLRQFMEEHMPTAAGPTLRLTACMTTRAPDKQYVFDTYGEGSDVYVAGGFSGSGFMTASAVGEVGSKLVLGEATDVDLEPFRASRLSSAGPGVS
- a CDS encoding universal stress protein — its product is MTRVLVPVAVLEGATVSSGLMTLLGTVDVTVLGYHVLPEQTPPDQARLQYEERATSALEDLVEEFRSAGGAADHRLVFTHDREQTVNRVADEVDARAYAISGVTGDVDRLLVSLSGDVAVDRVLAFVVEVIGDREVGVTLLLAGTADGAADRLDAAAERLREAGLSVETRLEREGSTFDALMNAVPDHDAVVMGESAPSLRSLVFGEEADRVASASVGPVLVVRADEPTDGDAG
- a CDS encoding APC family permease produces the protein MSSEPSGTNIEGEAPDAGPVVETDEATITEDAELERTLGLTGGLAIGIGTMIGAGIFVFPGLAGAEVGTAATVSFAVGGLIALLVALPTSELATAMPKSGGGYYFVSRGLGTLAGTVIGLSLWLGLVFATAFYLVGLGFYALDALAEVGVTVGANPGLVVSVIAVLAGAGFTALNVTGTENAAKLQNGIVALLLSMLVVFLAFGMLDSLGIVDAGTPPGEARNVWSVVPVMSVAALVFTSYLGFAQVATVAGEMRNPGRNLPLAMVGSVLVVTVLYVLTIFVATSVFTQDGLATAGETAMVAVGRELLGLPGALVIVVGGLLATMSSANASILSTSRAIYGVSKDALLPRWASRINLRYGTPHVALGLAGGPVIVLAATRQVQLLAEVASFLHLVMYGLMCVALVAIRRDRPDWYDPEFRVPGGPVVPVAGALASFGLIAFMDPTSIAIGVAVVVVTAGWYFYYARDVKLRGAL
- a CDS encoding 1,4-dihydroxy-2-naphthoyl-CoA synthase, yielding MVSELFDPEAWEPVEALDLRDITYHHGADVPAARVAFDRPAVRNAFRPETVDELYTALDHARRQPDIGCVLLTGNGPSEKDGGWAFCSGGDQSIRGESGYEYEDEDSEAAQAGVGRLHILEVQRLIRFMPKPVVCVAPGWAAGGGHSLHVVCDLTLASENAKFKQTDADVASYDAGFGSAYLARQVGQKAAREIFFLGRTYDAAEAAEMGMVNEVVPHEELEDVALEWADEITRKSPMAIRMLKYAFNMADDGMVGQQVFAGEATRLGYMTEEGQEGRNAFNEGREPNFRQFPWHF